A single genomic interval of Helianthus annuus cultivar XRQ/B chromosome 13, HanXRQr2.0-SUNRISE, whole genome shotgun sequence harbors:
- the LOC110900668 gene encoding putative disease resistance RPP13-like protein 1, with protein sequence MAEAAAAALVKVIFDKLADEAFKKYARSQNIHSELKELGITLSQIQALLNDASNKEITDESVRLWLNRLQHLAYDIDDMLDDVATEAMHRELTLESEASTSMVRKFIPTCCTKFSLSHRLSPKLDSITTQLQHLEKQNPGLIVKGEKPKINTNRRNETSLPERDVVGREVETKKLLNQLLVGESSKENFSILPIVGLGGVGKTTLARILYNDTRVKDHFELMAWVCVSDEFDVFKISETIFECVATENKQFKDVNQLQIALREQFKDKRFLLVLDDVWNQNYDDWEILVRPFHSGAAGSRVIMTTRQQDLLKKIGFNHVDNLESLSHEDALSLLALHALDVDNFDSHETLKPQAKGIVKKCGGLPLALKAIGRLLRTKTEGEEWDDVLKSKIWDLENADAIVPALRLSYHDLPADLKRLFAYCSLFPKDFMFDKEELILLWIAEGYLNESTANKSPERLGHEYFEKLLSRSFFQPAPSGEPFFVMHDLMNDLATFVAGEYFLRFDSQTETAEEALGKYRHMSFMREHHVGFQKFEAFQRARSLRTLLAVYVGVEQSWNKFYISNKILVDLFPQLTLLRVLSLSRFDISEVPDSICSLDHVRYLNLSRTNISKLPENVGNLYNLQTLIVFGCKRLSTLPKSFLKLKKLRHFDIRDTPLLEKLPLGIGELRNLQTLTKIIIGGDGEFAITELKGLKNLHGEISIEGLNKVQSSMHAREANLLLKGINKLELKWDDGSIREILEKEVLNELKPNSDKLEMLVVECYKGIEFPSWVGDSSFHRLVQVSLRGCKKCTSLPPLGQLPSLKELLIQGMDDVKVISLELSGSTDVTFPSLEILRFEDMSSWEVWSANSEEMFPCLRELQIEIVPI encoded by the coding sequence AtggctgaagctgctgctgctgcccTCGTCAAAGTCATTTTTGACAAGCTAGCCGATGAAGCCTTCAAGAAATATGCCCGCTCTCAGAATATTCACTCGGAGCTCAAGGAATTGGGGATCACGCTGTCCCAGATCCAAGCTCTGCTTAATGATGCTTCAAACAAGGAAATAACTGATGAGTCTGTCAGACTATGGCTCAACCGTCTCCAACATCTGGCTTACGATATCGATGACATGCTCGATGATGTGGCTACTGAAGCTATGCATCGTGAGCTGACCCTGGAATCAGAAGCAAGCACCAGCATGGTAAGAAAGTTCATCCCAACTTGCTGCACAAAGTTCTCACTAAGCCATAGGCTGAGTCCCAAGTTAGACAGTATTACCACTCAGTTGCAACATCTAGAAAAACAAAATCCTGGTTTGATTGTGAAAGGTGAAAAGCCAAAAATTAATACTAATAGAAGAAACGAAACCTCTTTGCCAGAACGTGATGTTGTTGGAAGAGAAGTTGAGACAAAGAAATTGCTCAACCAGTTGTTAGTAGGTGAATCATCTAAGGAAAACTTTAGTATCTTACCCATAGTTGGTTTGGGTGGAGTGGGAAAGACCACTCTGGCTAGAATATTGTATAACGATACGCGGGTGAAGGATCACTTTGAACTCATGGCTTGGGTTTGTGTTTCCGATGAGTTTGATGTATTCAAAATAAGTGAAACCATCTTTGAATGTGTGGCTACAGAAAACAAACAGTTCAAAGATGTAAATCAGCTTCAAATTGCTCTTAGAGAGCAATTTAAGGACAAACGATTTCTGCTAGTACTTGATGATGTGTGGAATCAAAACTATGATGATTGGGAAATACTAGTGCGTCCATTTCATTCTGGGGCTGCTGGAAGTAGGGTAATCATGACAACGCGCCAGCAGGATCTGCTTAAAAAGATAGGTTTTAATCATGTAGACAATCTCGAGAGTTTGTCGCATGAAGATGCTTTGTCTTTGTTAGCTCTACATGCATTAGATGTAGATAACTTTGATTCGCATGAAACACTTAAACCACAAGCTAAAGGTATCGTGAAAAAGTGTGGTGGTTTGCCTTTAGCTTTAAAGGCAATTGGAAGATTACTCAGAACAAAAACCGAGGGAGAAGAATGGGATGACGTGTTGAAAAGTAAGATATGGGATTTAGAAAATGCTGATGCAATTGTTCCAGCCCTAAGGCTAAGCTACCATGATCTTCCTGCTGATTTGAAGCGCTTGTTTGCATACTGCTCTTTGTTCCCAAAGGACTTTATGTTTGACAAGGAGGAGTTGATATTACTATGGATAGCTGAAGGGTATCTGAACGAGTCAACTGCAAACAAATCACCAGAACGCTTGGGCCATGAATATTTTGAGAAATTGCTATCAAGGTCCTTTTTTCAACCCGCACCTAGTGGCGAACCCTTTTTTGTGATGCATGATCTCATGAATGACTTGGCCACATTTGTTGCTGGAGAATATTTTTTGAGGTTTGACAGTCAGACGGAGACGGCAGAGGAAGCTTTAGGCAAGTACCGACATATGTCATTTATGCGTGAGCACCATGTGGGTTTCCAGAAGTTTGAGGCATTTCAAAGAGCAAGAAGTTTGAGAACCCTGTTAGCTGTATATGTTGGGGTAGAGCAAAGCTGGAACAAGTTTTACATATCCAATAAAATTTTGGTTGACTTATTTCCTCAGCTAACACTGTTACGGGTTCTTTCTTTGAGTCGTTTTGATATAAGTGAGGTACCGGATTCCATTTGTAGTTTGGACCATGTGAGGTATCTTAATTTGTCTCGAACAAATATCTCAAAGTTACCAGAGAATGTTGGTAATCTTTACAATTTACAAACATTGATCGTTTTTGGTTGTAAGAGGTTGAGTACATTGCCTAAAAGCTTCCTAAAGCTCAAAAAGTTGAGGCATTTTGACATCAGGGATACTCCACTTTTAGAGAAGCTACCCTTGGGGATTGGTGAGTTAAGAAACCTTCAAACTCTCACCAAGATTATCATTGGAGGTGATGGTGAATTTGCAATAACCGAGCTTAAGGGATTAAAGAATCTCCATGGAGAAATTTCCATCGAGGGGTTGAACAAAGTGCAAAGCTCAATGCATGCACGAGAGGCAAACTTATTATTAAAAGGGATTAATAAGTTGGAGTTGAAATGGGATGATGGTTCTATAAGAGAAATACTTGAGAAGGAGGTTCTCAATGAGTTGAAGCCCAATAGTGACAAGTTAGAAATGCTTGTAGTTGAGTGTTATAAGGGAATAGAGTTTCCAAGTTGGGTTGGGGATTCGTCTTTTCATCGACTGGTTCAAGTGTCGCTACGCGGTTGTAAAAAATGTACATCTCTACCGCCACTTGGGCAGTTACCTTCACTTAAGGAGTTGTTGATTCAAGGAATGGATGATGTTAAAGTCATAAGTTTGGAGTTAAGTGGGAGTACTGATGTTACCTTCCCttcacttgaaattctaaggtttGAAGATATGTCGAGTTGGGAGGTATGGTCAGCCAATAGCGAGGAAATGTTTCCATGCCTTCGAGAGCTTCAAATAGAAATTGTCCCAATTTGA
- the LOC110935883 gene encoding putative disease resistance protein At3g14460 has protein sequence MNDLATFVAGEFFSRDDNRMATEDLAKYRHMSFIRDEYVAYHKFEAFKRAKGLRTLLPVYVGVDQWWDKFYLSSKILVDLLPELPLLRVLSLSRFSISEVPNSIGSLKHLRYLNLSKTDIKELPDNVGNLYNLETLIVFGCESLTKLPKSFLKLKKLRHFDMRDTPCLKKLPLGIGELKSLQTLTKIIIEGHGGFALTKLKVLKDLHGEISIEGLDKVQSSMHVREANLSLKRIDKLELKWDDVSGRETLEKEILNELKPHSDKLKMLEVMYYKGIEFPNWVGDPSYHRLVQLSLRGCKKCTSLPPLGQLPSLKQLLIQGMDDVKVISLELSRSTDVTFPSLEILRFEDMSSWEVWSTNSEATFPCLRELQIKNCPNLIDVLLEALPSLRVLRIYKCCESVLRSLVQAASSTTKLKIRSIFGLTDEVWRGVIENLGAVEELSIQDCDEIRYLWESNTEANKVLVNLKELKVWECKNLVSLGEKEEDEDNTGSDLLSSLRILEVRRCESMERLCCPNSIERLDIRGCSSVRDVSFPRATTTGGGGQNLKSLTICSCGNLKSINQLSNSTHLTSLSISYCENMELFSDLHQLSNLTELSIQGCKSIQSFSDLELSKLTRLTIAGCKGIESFPNLHLPNLTDLNIRSCKNMKAFGDLQLPNLISWSIEDCENLESFPDLQLSNLPMLKVVKISECPMIDASFPRGLWPPNLCFLVTGGLKKPISEWGYQNFPASLVDLRLFYEPDVRNFSQLSHLFPSSLTTLVIFQFHKLESLSTGLQHLTSLQHLRITNCPKLNDLPETLLPSLLSLIIYGECPKLKERCEGRGSHYWPLISHIPKI, from the coding sequence ATGAATGATTTGGCCACATTTGTTGCCGGAGAGTTCTTTTCAAGGGATGACAATCGGATGGCGACGGAAGATTTAGCAAAGTACCGCCACATGTCATTTATTCGTGATGAATATGTAGCTTACCACAAGTTTGAGGCCTTCAAGAGAGCTAAAGGTTTGAGAACATTGTTACCGGTATATGTTGGGGTGGATCAATGGTGGGACAAGTTCTACTTATCCAGCAAGATTTTGGTTGACTTACTTCCTGAGTTACCGTTATTAAGGGTTCTTAGTTTGAGTCGTTTTAGTATAAGTGAGGTACCGAATTCCATTGGTAGTTTGAAGCACCTAAGGTATCTTAATCTATCTAAAACTGATATCAAAGAGTTGCCGGACAATGTTGGTAATCTTTATAATTTAGAAACGTTGATAGTTTTTGGATGTGAGAGTTTGACCAAGTTGCCTAAAAGCTTTTTAAAGCTAAAAAAGTTGAGGCATTTTGACATGAGAGATACTCCATGTCTGAAAAAGTTGCCCTTGGGGATTGGTGAGTTGAAAAGCCTAcaaactctcactaaaattatcATTGAAGGACACGGTGGCTTTGCACTAACCAAGCTTAAGGTATTAAAGGATCTCCATGGGGAAATTTCCATAGAGGGGTTGGACAAAGTACAAAGCTCAATGCATGTACGAGAGGCAAACTTATCTTTAAAAAGGATTGATAAGTTAGAGTTGAAATGGGATGATGTTTCAGGAAGGGAAACACTTGAGAAGGAGATTCTCAATGAGTTAAAGCCCCATAGTGATAAGTTGAAAATGCTTGAGGTTATGTATTATAAGGGAATAGAGTTTCCGAATTGGGTTGGGGATCCGTCTTATCATCGACTGGTTCAATTGTCGCTACGCGGTTGTAAAAAATGTACATCTCTACCGCCACTTGGGCAGTTACCTTCACTTAAGCAGTTGTTGATTCAAGGAATGGATGATGTTAAAGTCATCAGTTTGGAGTTAAGTAGGAGTACTGATGTTACCTTCCCttcacttgaaattctaaggtttGAAGATATGTCGAGTTGGGAGGTATGGTCAACCAATAGCGAGGCAACGTTTCCATGCCTTCGAGAGCTTCAAATAAAAAATTGTCCCAATTTGATTGATGTCTTACTTGAAGCATTACCTTCACTAAGAGTTTTAAGAATATATAAATGTTGTGAAAGTGTGCTGAGAAGTCTGGTTCAAGCAGCTTCATCAACCACTAAATTGAAAATAAGATCAATTTTTGGGCTTACGGATGAGGTGTGGAGAGGTGTTATAGAGAATTTAGGGGCTGTAGAAGAACTAAGCATACAGGATTGTGATGAAATAAGATACCTGTGGGAATCAAATACAGAGGCAAATAAAGTTCTTGTAAATTTAAAGGAATTGAAGGTATGGGAATGTAAAAATTTGGTGAGTTTAGGAGAGAAAGAGGAGGATGAGGATAACACTGGGAGCGACCTCCTATCATCTCTTAGGATATTGGAAGTACGTCGTTGTGAAAGTATGGAGCGTTTGTGTTGTCCAAATAGCATTGAGAGGTTAGACATCAGAGGGTGTAGTTCAGTTAGAGATGTCTCCTTCCCaagagcaacaacaacaggtgGAGGAGGGCAGAATCTCAAGTCACTTACTATATGTAGTTGTGGAAATCTAAAATCAATAAATCAATTGAGTAACTCCACTCACCTCACCTCTTTGTCAATAAGTTATTGTGAAAACATGGAGTTATTTTCTGATCTTCATCAGCTATCAAATCTCACCGAGTTGAGCATACAAGGTTGTAAAAGCATACAGTCATTTTCTGACCTTGAGCTATCAAAGCTCACCAGGTTGACAATAGCAGGTTGTAAAGGCATAGAGTCATTTCCTAACCTCCATCTGCCAAATCTCACTGATTTGAATATTAGAAGTTGCAAAAACATGAAGGCATTTGGTGACCTGCAGCTACCAAATCTAATCAGTTGGAGTATAGAAGATTGTGAAAATCTGGAGTCATTTCCTGACCTTCAGCTATCCAATCTCCCCATGTTAAAAGTTGTGAAAATCAGTGAGTGTCCAATGATTGATGCTTCCTTTCCTCGTGGTCTTTGGCCTCCCAATTTGTGTTTCCTTGTAACAGGGGGGCTGAAAAAGCCCATCTCAGAATGGGGCTATCAGAATTTCCCTGCTTCACTTGTTGACCTAAGATTATTTTATGAACCTGATGTGAGGAATTTTAGTCAATTGTCCCACCTTTTCCCTTCTTCTCTTACGACTTTGGTAATATTCCAATTTCATAAATTGGAATCACTATCAACGGGACTCCAACACCTCACATCCCTTCAACATCTCAGGATTACCAATTGCCCAAAGTTGAACGATCTACCAGAGACGCTGTTACCTTCACTTTTGAGTTTGATAATATATGGTGAATGCCCAAAATTGAAAGAAAGGTGTGAAGGAAGAGGCTCCCACTACTGGCCACTCATCTCTCATATCCCCAAAATCTAA